tcaaattcataaaaaatcaaaagggttTAAAGAAAATACCAAATTTAGCAACTTATCTATAATTCAATGCAACacataatttattgaaataattatttcataattaattttacttattttcatcTTCAACTATATCAAATCAACATAATTGATGgtattaattactaatttatcaCTAAttcaaaaaaccctaaacaatgatttcatttcaactaaACCAAACACAAATTCAAAGCAATATAGTATGTTTACCTTATTTGTAAGACTAGAAAAAAAACTGGGGCGGCGAGGGCAAAGGTGGCAATAATAGTAGTGGATTATGAAGAGAAAAACATCATAGGATGCTTAAAGActaagataaattttattttattttatttttgtgtttaaaaaaaaaacaaacaagtgattagtgagttttttttttaaaaaagaggtgAAGGTTATGAAAgttgatttttcaagaaaaaggatttgcatttatttgtgttttttaatttgaaaaggaatttaaatttcatgaagACATGTTAAGTTATCGTATTTTTAAAGCACGATAATTATcttatcatatttaaaaataataatatttaatatatttcatttcaaaagtatgataaaatagaaattaaaaatttttggATAGTGTTATTTTGAGATAATTGTGCTAatgtttcttttaaagaaaaccCGCAataagatagatagatagagtGCAGCAACAGCTATGCTCGCGTCACCCTACTCAAAAGTGGAACTTGCCAAAATTCTAAGCGTGGATTGCAAGGCTAAAAAGTTGAAATAGCACCAATAATCCTACTCGTTTCACACCAAAGCTTTCCAAACTGAATTAAAATGTCACTTTATCTactaaaatgcttttaaaaaaatcctcaacATTCCCCAgcagacaaaaaaaacaacagttGTAACATGAAGCATCATTATCAATGGAGCATCACATGCTCGGtatattatatatgtatgtGCCTATGTGAGCTTGCAATTAGTAATGGCAATTGTTTATATATCATTATTGAGCTGCCCTTTTGTCCATATTggaaggtttatatatataactccaAAAGGACCCCTGCTTCTGGGCTGTTGCTGCTTCCTTCGTGCTCATTTTGTGAGAAGAAATCGTGGGTCTTTTGAGCTTACTACTTTGAAGCAATAGTCCACATGCCGCCAggtctattcttttttttatataaccagGGTTGTCTGGGTCAATTtagcgcaccacgactaatctccGGACCCACTGAATACTCTGCAAACCCAGTAGGCAGGTAAGACATCATGGGAGTGACAGACGTGCACAGAAAGAGTCGAACCTGGATGCTAAAGAAGGAAACAAGTCCCTGCCTGGTCTATCTTAAGAGAACCGGTGATTATTCAtacaaaattcaagaatttccAAAGTGTGGACGCAATATTGTTTGGTTGAAGATTTTCATATCCTTAAGACGAATATACCAATGTCCAAATATGATTCCAAAAGCTTGGGTGGATTTTCCTTCTTGTTTTATTCTGAGAAAAATAACTTCACATAACATGGAATTACATACAGTGTAGTCTAAAGCAATAGAACACAGTATAATGTCACTTTTAAGTTCATCCTATTCTATTTCCATAAAAAAGAACTATCATTACATCTTGCTTGTAGAAATGGGCAAACAACCCGTGGCGATGGGGTTCAGATATGAAAGGGGCCCATGCCAAAATAATAAACTGAAAATGGCTATGTTGCCAAGAGAaaatccaaggaaaacaacagCTACCATCAAATTTCACTCTGTACTTTTTCCAATTGAACTAGATTTCTCGTGGTCCAAGCAGTCACATTGATTGACGACTGGCACAACAAATGCAGCTCAATTTATACCCAACTCCCAAAACCTGCCATTTCATAGCTCGCCCGCTTACTGGACCATAGTGAAACCACTAACCACTTAACACGCACGACCCTGAACCAGAACAATGTGACCATGGAGGCATGGACTCGCTTCTTGATTATGCGCATTAAGATTATAAATTAGCCTTTTCCATTTCCCATATAGCAAAAAGCCACATCACTAAACTGTATTTACACACGAGTCACGCTCTAGACCTCAGTCAGTCTTCTTCCCTCTGTGAATGAACAGCGTAGTCTCTTAAAATGCACCAAACATACCCAGCTTCTGTTTTTAAGGCCtcccttctcttttctctctctttctagcTTCAAGGTTTCCTTCTTGGTCTTGGCAATGGTGGTGTATAGATATTCCTTGTTGTTGTTGGGTTTACTTGCATTTATTGCAATGCTTCTGCATTTAACAATGGCAGGTCAGTACCATTTAATTAGCATTTCTTTTCTGTTTCAGAAAGATGTAAACTtttgatatttgtgtttttgtttggaTTGAGAAAGGAAGTTACTTGcattttattgattgttttattctttACTGCGAGTGATTATTTTGTGAAAAGGGAGGACTTTTGGAAGAGGGTTTTGGTTTCTAGCTTGAATTCTTTGAGgtgttattgtttttcttagtgaataattgttttgtttagaCATTATTGAACATTTCCAATGTGTTTGATTCCTGAGACTCGTGGGATTGCATGagcagttttgtttttatggttatgTGTAACTGGGTTAGTGCCAATAATCATATTATAGCTATACTGTCACAATGCTGGAAAATTTAGAGATTGTCTACATTGAAGATATTGTTGTGTTATTTCGAACTCCCAAGTAAACAATCAAAAGTCTATTTTTTTGGTGatgctttcttctctttttttttgttgaaaaatggTTATTTTGATTCACAACAACACCTGCTACTTCTGCAGATTGCCCCTTAGATCTGAGTGGATCAAATTTTACCTTAGCAGCCTCTATGTGCTCTAGTAAAGATGGAAGAGGAAAGTGCTGCCGCTATATTAATACGTTTATTGCAGTTTCCATTGCTCGTTATGCAAATGCAACTAGCAATCTAGGGGTTGCCTCGAATCTATCTGATATATGTCTTAATTCCATTTCTCAAACTATGCAACTGTATGGAGTTCCAAGTGATGCAACAGTTTTTTGTGGGTTTGGGACAAAAATTCCAGTGACTTATGAGTGTAAGGGTCGATCAACTGTCACTCAGATGTTGGGGTCTCCAAAATTCGTGGACGTTGCACAAAATTGCAGGCTTCCCCTTTTGTTAGAAAGTGACTGCAAGAGGTGTTTAAATGCTGGCATTATATACCTTCATCATCTGGTGGGAACAGATAATAATCTGACATTGAGTACCTGCCGCGATGCAACTTTTATTGCACTTGCAAGCCAATTTGATGATGTTTCAGCAGTTGAAATTGCAAGCTGTTTCTTCGGAGTTCAAGGGCTCAACATCCCTTTAGGTAATGAGTAGTTTTCTGCTTCATGTGTTTACTGATTTCTTGCTTGTGTCGAGTATGTACCCCTGTGCTGGTTTTTgtattcttttgtttatttacagTGTGAAATTTGAATCAATGTTGCattttatgaaatgaagataATGGTTCAGATAATCAAAGTATAAGAAGTTCAAATATTGACTTAGGGAAGAAACTCCACATAAAGGGTAAATGGACTATGTTAAATGCAGTTCTTTTAAGAAGAATGAGAATACACAGAGATTATCCTGGAAAAGGGCAAAGTAATTTTCCCAATATATTGCATCGGTCAGACCCTTAGCCTGTTATTTGTCATGTTATAACCTTCTAGATACAGGATATTATATATTTACTATGAGTTAATTGTCGTTTCTTGGCCAGGAAGCTGTTATCTGAACCGTCTCACATCATGGGAAGTGATTTCATCTGTAGTTCTTGTTCTATGTTCTGTTATCCAACCacttaactcatttttttttttttttttggtgtttcagAGCCACCTCCATCTGCAGTCATTCCTGAAGCCCCTCCAAATCCATTAACAGCTGCTGGCCCGAACCAAGCTGTGCTGGGACTGCCCCTAAAAGCAAACCACCACCCATACCATCTGACATTAGTTCCAATTATTGGCATTGCAGTCACAGCAGCTGCCCTTGTGATGCTGATAGTCTTGATATTTCTTATTCGTaggaaaaacagagaaatagAGGAATCTGAGAATATAAATAAGACCTTTTCAAGAGCCTTTCCTCCTCCTAGGCCTTCAAGGAAATTTCAAGGTGTGATTCTGGGTTTTCTTGGTTATGTGCTATCTTCATGCTGGTGTTCGTTAAAATTGCaattttcattcattaattCATAACTTCGGGTTGTTTGGGGTTGGGGTGGCTGTCATCTGCAGGGCCTGCATCAATGCTACGAAAATTCAGCTACAAGGAGACAATGAAGGCAACAGATAACTTCAATACAATCATTGGACAGGGAGGATTTGGAACTGTATATAAAGCTGAATTTAGTGATGGGTTAGTGGCAGCAGTGAAGCAGATGAACAAGGTTTCAGAGCAGGTAGAACAGGAGTTCTGCAGAGAGATAGAATTACTCGCTAGACTGCACCACCGCCATCTTGTTGCTCTAAGAGGcttttgcataaaaaagaatgagaggtAGTTTACCACTACGTTCAAGTATTTTATGATTGGCCCCATCTTATCTTGCAAGCAAAACTAAGACTTGATGAGTGTTTCCTTGTGGTCCATGTAAATGTTTGTATGCCATGGCTTAGTGCAAGCAGTCTTGTGGTGTTCTTTTTAAATGTTACTAAATGTTTTGTATCAATTAACGAGTAGGAAATTGAGGTCATTTCAATGTGATGTGTGTATGTGCTCAATGTGTGCCATGACATTACTTTTTCATGGGTTTAATATAATGAACACGAGGGCAGATTTGAACATTCACAAGCTCTGCTTAAACTTTTTCTAATCATCTGGTTTTGTGTGGGATTATCGTTTCTCTAACTGCAAAATCAAATACTCTTTGGTTGTTCGTGGCAGGTTCCTCATGTATGAGCATATGGCAAATGGAAGCCTAAAGGATCATCTTCATTGTACGtctcttcattttcattataCTATTGCTAGTCCATTTGATTTGGTGCATTACTCTTCCTTTCTAGTTTATGTTCCACTGGAAATAAATTTTTGTGGTGCTGTTCACAAGAGAAATATCTCTCTGGTGTGTGCACACACACTTGCAATCCATGCCTtcatttaacaaagaaaattttttctCCAGAAGATTCATGGATTCAAATTCTATTGGTTATAGAAATTAGTGGTTTCTTATATTGGGGGAACTCATTTGGCGGCCTTGTATTCTGAATAGATTTGACATCCTGTTTGCAGCCCCTGGAAGTCCTCTGAGTTGGCAGGTCAGAATCCAGATTGCAATTGACGTGGCTAATGCTCTGGTAATGAACAGAAACAGTGGCTTACCATTGGTTTGGTTTCAGACCTTTGGCTCATTTACATGAattattcccccccccccccctcattTCTTATTCTTACTTGCAGGAGTACCTCCACTTTTATTGTGATCCACCTCTGTGCCACAGGGACATAAAATCAAGCAACATTTTATTGGATGAAAATTTTGTTGCTAAGGTAGTGTATTGATTTACTGCCTTGTTGCTTTTGTGAGTTTATTTCTTTCATGGCCCATATTGTATTTCTCAATTATACACTCAGAATGATAGTACTTCTAATAAAACCcagattttcaaaaattttgaagactacgaaaaatttaaaaatttgaaggaCTGGGTTTTTCTTGCAAGAGTATGTCCTGCAAAGTCATACCTATCAGCGGTTTATCTTTTACAGTGTCTCCTTCacaccatttttattttccagGTTGCAGATTTTGGCCTTGCCCATGCTTCAAAAGATGGTTCTATATGCTTTGAACCAGTAGAGACCGATATCCGTGGAACTCCAGGTCCGGGAATACAATATTTGTGttctactgtaaatatttgctAGTTCACTGTACTAAGAGGCCTGAGTACACAATGATTTTCAGGTTACATGGATCCTGAGTATGTGGTCACCCAAGAGCTCACCGAGAAAAGTGATATATATAGCTATGGTGTGGTACTGTTGGAGATAGTGACTGCAAGACGAGCAATACAGGAGAGCAAGAATTTGGTGGAGTGGTCTCAAATATTCATGGCATCAGATTCAAGGCTACCGGAGTTGGTGGATCCACGCATCAGGGATTCCTTTGACTTGGACCAGCTACAAACTATTGTGACTATCGTGAGATGGTGCACACAGAAGGAAGGCCGGGCAAGGCCTTCAATCAAGCAAGTCCTTAGGATTTTGTATGAGAGTTCAGACCCAATGCATAGTGAATTTGCGCGAGCTGTGGAAGATGAAGAGTGTGAAGGAAGTGAAGGAGGAGGAAGAACAAGCAAGGAAAAATCAAACAAGAGTGATGCTATTTTTCAGAGTGGGGATGGAAGATATCTTGCTTCCTCTTCAAGCACATCGAGGTCGTATTGTAGTAGAAGCTTTTTACTTGAAACTGGCTCCCCACAATCTCCCTCCAGTATGCTCTCTGTTTGAGGCGATCATTGTTTGCCTCGATCAACAATCATGGTTTGCAAGAAAGCTGTAGCACTACTCTTACAGACTTGGCAGCAGGTCAAGTCAATGTCTTCTGAGAATACATATCACCAGTTAGATAGAAAAGGCAATTGTAAAactattcattgtttttttaagcatgAAAAAGTACTCATTATACATCCATttctttatttcatgttttaggATTTCTGGACAACTAAAGCTGGGAAAtataaacattttatatttcatcGTTGGTTTGTAAGACGGGCTGCTTTGCTTCAAgcatttcttttctgttttcactttgaaaagtaaaattgatCTAGCAGCTCACGAAAGTTTTACTCCTTACACTCAACCTAATCTTATTTCATTCTACTCTCATACAATTGCAAAGCTCTCTTTTTCCATCATTACATCTCATGATCCActgagaaattgaagaaataatgggaagaaaatttatttacacCTGAACTTTTGCCAATAAAAATACCTGTGCAGGTCCCCAAGGTAACCATCATTGTTGGTGGAAGTTTTGGTGCTGGAAATTATGCAATGTGTGGTCGTGCATGCAGTCCCAGT
The DNA window shown above is from Populus trichocarpa isolate Nisqually-1 chromosome 4, P.trichocarpa_v4.1, whole genome shotgun sequence and carries:
- the LOC18097780 gene encoding probable receptor-like protein kinase At1g49730, with the protein product MVVYRYSLLLLGLLAFIAMLLHLTMADCPLDLSGSNFTLAASMCSSKDGRGKCCRYINTFIAVSIARYANATSNLGVASNLSDICLNSISQTMQLYGVPSDATVFCGFGTKIPVTYECKGRSTVTQMLGSPKFVDVAQNCRLPLLLESDCKRCLNAGIIYLHHLVGTDNNLTLSTCRDATFIALASQFDDVSAVEIASCFFGVQGLNIPLEPPPSAVIPEAPPNPLTAAGPNQAVLGLPLKANHHPYHLTLVPIIGIAVTAAALVMLIVLIFLIRRKNREIEESENINKTFSRAFPPPRPSRKFQGPASMLRKFSYKETMKATDNFNTIIGQGGFGTVYKAEFSDGLVAAVKQMNKVSEQVEQEFCREIELLARLHHRHLVALRGFCIKKNERFLMYEHMANGSLKDHLHSPGSPLSWQVRIQIAIDVANALEYLHFYCDPPLCHRDIKSSNILLDENFVAKVADFGLAHASKDGSICFEPVETDIRGTPGYMDPEYVVTQELTEKSDIYSYGVVLLEIVTARRAIQESKNLVEWSQIFMASDSRLPELVDPRIRDSFDLDQLQTIVTIVRWCTQKEGRARPSIKQVLRILYESSDPMHSEFARAVEDEECEGSEGGGRTSKEKSNKSDAIFQSGDGRYLASSSSTSRSYCSRSFLLETGSPQSPSSMLSV